One Allostreptomyces psammosilenae DNA segment encodes these proteins:
- a CDS encoding DUF5682 family protein, which translates to MTSQTASASAPEAEAGGAAGAAEGGSGAKGRPRAAGTSRTPRGTASRTAASRTTAPKGVEFFGIRHHGPGSARNLRDALAAWQPDIVLVEGPGEADELLPLAGHPDMVPPVALLAQPADDPAQAAFWPLAEFSPEWVALRHAAGRGIPVRFIDLPAAHTFALARQRAERRRQEAAEAAEAAEAAERSAAPEEQATEQATAQPSSTQPSGTQPSSAEPEGPGGPERYLATDPIAALAAAAGCEDAEQWWEDVVEHRFAGATPTRSAAGEGAAADRDGAAPDAAAGGDPLATVLAPFRAVAEAMAALREGETLPEPAGADAATGSARDADERTDALREAWMRLRIRDAVKEGHSRIAVVCGAWHVPALARMPAVSADRALVKGLPKIRTGVTWVPWTHRRLTVDGGYGAGIESPGWYHHLFTAPDRPVARWMTKVAGLLREEDIAVSSAHVIEAVRLAETLAVMRGRPLPGLEEATDAVRAVMCDGSDVPLALVRDRLVIGDALGGVPDEAPAVPLQQDLTRWQRRLRLLPQADGKDLELDLRRETDQLRSRLLHRLRLLDVDWGTPTHSRGSTGTFRETWRLHWRPELAVSVAEAAVWGSTVETAATARVRDRATRSGDLADVTALAEQCLLADLPEALDTVIQALTDLAALDTDAGQLAEALPALVRSLRYGDVRGTDADALRRVARGIAVRLCVALPPACTGLDARAAAGLRAHVDRAHDAIGLLGEPDLSDSWAAALLRIADRAPVSTGVPGGPAGGASGAGAGGIPGLLRGRAVRLLLDSERVDADGAARRMRLALAPAAAPDDAAGWAEGFLSGGGLLLVHDPHLLRLLDSWLAGLNEQAFIDLLPVLRRTFAGFAQGERRSIGDRVAGFGDRGGAGAGAPGGATGPAAAADTLPEDPAVLALADTVLPTLELLLGVPR; encoded by the coding sequence ATGACCTCCCAGACCGCATCCGCCAGCGCGCCCGAGGCGGAGGCCGGGGGCGCGGCGGGGGCCGCCGAGGGCGGCTCCGGGGCGAAGGGCCGCCCCCGCGCCGCCGGCACGAGCAGGACTCCCCGCGGCACGGCCTCCCGCACCGCCGCGTCCCGCACCACCGCCCCGAAGGGCGTGGAGTTCTTCGGCATCCGCCACCACGGGCCGGGCTCGGCGCGCAACCTGCGCGACGCGCTCGCCGCCTGGCAGCCCGACATCGTGCTGGTCGAGGGCCCCGGCGAGGCGGACGAGTTGCTGCCCCTCGCCGGCCACCCCGACATGGTCCCGCCCGTCGCCCTGCTCGCCCAGCCGGCCGACGACCCCGCGCAGGCGGCGTTCTGGCCGCTCGCCGAGTTCTCCCCGGAGTGGGTCGCGCTGCGGCACGCGGCCGGGCGCGGCATCCCGGTCCGGTTCATCGACCTGCCGGCCGCGCACACCTTCGCCCTGGCCCGGCAGCGCGCGGAGCGCCGCCGCCAGGAGGCGGCCGAGGCCGCGGAGGCCGCGGAGGCCGCCGAACGGTCTGCCGCCCCCGAGGAGCAGGCCACCGAGCAGGCCACCGCACAGCCGTCCAGCACGCAGCCGTCGGGCACGCAGCCGTCGTCCGCCGAGCCGGAGGGCCCGGGCGGACCGGAGCGGTACCTGGCGACCGACCCCATCGCCGCCCTGGCCGCCGCCGCCGGCTGCGAGGACGCCGAGCAGTGGTGGGAGGACGTCGTCGAGCACCGCTTCGCCGGCGCCACCCCCACCCGGTCCGCCGCGGGCGAGGGGGCCGCGGCGGACCGGGACGGGGCGGCCCCGGACGCGGCGGCCGGCGGCGACCCGCTGGCCACCGTCCTGGCCCCGTTCCGCGCCGTCGCCGAGGCCATGGCCGCGCTGCGCGAGGGCGAGACCCTCCCGGAGCCGGCCGGCGCGGACGCCGCCACCGGCTCCGCCCGGGACGCCGACGAGCGGACCGACGCGCTGCGCGAGGCGTGGATGCGCCTGCGGATCCGGGACGCCGTCAAGGAGGGGCACAGCCGCATCGCCGTGGTCTGCGGCGCCTGGCACGTGCCCGCCCTCGCCCGGATGCCGGCCGTCAGCGCCGACCGCGCGCTGGTCAAGGGCCTGCCGAAGATCCGCACCGGCGTCACCTGGGTGCCCTGGACGCACCGCCGGCTCACCGTGGACGGCGGCTACGGCGCCGGCATCGAGTCCCCCGGCTGGTACCACCACCTGTTCACCGCGCCGGACCGGCCGGTGGCCCGCTGGATGACCAAGGTCGCCGGGCTGCTCCGCGAGGAGGACATCGCCGTCTCCTCCGCGCACGTCATCGAGGCCGTGCGGCTCGCCGAGACCCTGGCCGTGATGCGCGGGCGCCCGCTGCCCGGGCTGGAGGAGGCCACCGACGCCGTCCGCGCCGTGATGTGCGACGGATCCGACGTGCCGCTCGCCCTCGTCCGGGACCGCCTGGTGATCGGCGACGCGCTCGGCGGCGTGCCCGACGAGGCGCCCGCCGTCCCGCTCCAGCAGGACCTCACCCGCTGGCAGCGCCGCCTCCGCTTGCTCCCGCAGGCCGACGGCAAGGACCTCGAACTCGACCTGCGCCGGGAGACCGACCAGCTGCGCAGCCGGCTGCTGCACCGCCTGCGGCTGCTGGACGTCGACTGGGGCACGCCCACCCACTCGCGCGGCTCCACCGGCACCTTCCGGGAGACCTGGCGGCTGCACTGGCGCCCCGAACTCGCCGTCTCGGTCGCCGAAGCGGCGGTGTGGGGCAGCACCGTGGAGACGGCCGCCACGGCCAGGGTGCGGGACCGGGCCACCCGCTCCGGCGACCTCGCCGACGTCACCGCGCTGGCCGAGCAGTGCCTGCTGGCCGACCTGCCCGAGGCGCTGGACACCGTCATCCAGGCGCTCACCGACCTGGCGGCCCTGGACACCGACGCCGGCCAGCTGGCCGAGGCACTGCCCGCGCTGGTCCGCTCGCTCCGCTACGGCGACGTGCGCGGCACCGACGCCGACGCGCTGCGCCGGGTGGCCCGCGGCATCGCGGTGCGGCTGTGCGTCGCGCTGCCGCCGGCCTGCACCGGGCTCGACGCCCGTGCCGCGGCCGGCCTGCGCGCCCACGTGGACCGCGCGCACGACGCCATCGGCCTGCTCGGCGAGCCGGACCTGTCCGACAGCTGGGCCGCGGCGCTGCTGCGGATCGCCGACCGGGCCCCGGTCAGCACCGGTGTCCCCGGGGGTCCGGCCGGCGGGGCGTCCGGCGCGGGGGCCGGCGGCATCCCGGGCCTGCTGCGCGGGCGGGCCGTGCGCCTGCTGCTGGACTCCGAGCGGGTCGACGCCGACGGCGCGGCGCGGCGGATGCGGCTCGCCCTCGCCCCCGCGGCCGCGCCCGACGACGCGGCCGGCTGGGCGGAGGGCTTCCTCTCCGGCGGCGGCCTGCTGCTGGTGCACGACCCGCACCTGCTGCGGCTGCTCGACTCCTGGCTCGCGGGCCTGAACGAACAGGCCTTCATCGACCTGCTGCCAGTGCTGCGCCGCACCTTCGCCGGCTTCGCCCAGGGCGAGCGGCGCAGCATCGGGGACCGGGTCGCCGGCTTCGGCGACCGGGGCGGGGCCGGTGCCGGGGCGCCGGGGGGCGCCACCGGCCCGGCGGCCGCCGCCGACACCCTGCCCGAGGACCCGGCCGTGCTGGCCCTCGCCGACACCGTCCTGCCCACCCTCGAACTTCTCCTCGGAGTGCCCCGATGA
- a CDS encoding VWA domain-containing protein, whose amino-acid sequence MRRWRLVLGGAAAEQCPSNLSRADAAMDAALAALYEAGEGGAGGRRGRRGGSGDPDGSGERSASLSGSAPAVVRWLGDIREYFPSSVVRMMQQDAIERLRLDQLLLEPEMLQAVEPDVNLVATLVSLHRAMPETTRTTARQVVDGVVKQLERRLADHTRSVIGGALDRSARTSRPRHADIDWNRTILANLKNYLPEYGTVVPERLVGYARAQRSTKKDIILCIDQSGSMAESVVYSAIFGAVLASMKAVSTRLVVFDTSIVDLTDQIDDPVDVLFGTRLGGGTDINRALAYCQSKITRPADTVVVLISDLYEGGIRNEMLRRVAEMKAAGVQFVALLALSDSGAPAYDRQHAAALAALGAPAFACTPDLFPDVMAAAIDKRPIPVPETA is encoded by the coding sequence ATGCGGCGCTGGCGCCTGGTGCTCGGCGGGGCCGCCGCCGAGCAGTGCCCGAGCAACCTCAGCCGGGCCGACGCCGCCATGGACGCCGCCCTCGCGGCGCTCTACGAGGCCGGTGAGGGCGGGGCCGGTGGGCGCCGGGGCAGGCGCGGCGGCAGCGGCGACCCCGACGGCAGCGGCGAGCGGAGCGCGAGCCTGTCCGGCTCGGCGCCCGCGGTGGTGCGCTGGCTCGGCGACATCCGGGAGTACTTCCCGAGCAGCGTGGTGCGGATGATGCAGCAGGACGCCATCGAGCGGCTGCGGCTCGACCAGCTGCTGCTGGAGCCGGAGATGCTCCAGGCCGTCGAACCGGACGTCAACCTGGTCGCCACCCTGGTCTCACTGCACCGGGCGATGCCGGAGACCACCCGCACCACGGCCCGCCAGGTCGTCGACGGCGTGGTCAAGCAGCTGGAGCGGCGGCTGGCCGACCACACCCGCTCGGTGATCGGCGGCGCGCTGGACCGCTCGGCGCGCACCTCCCGGCCCCGGCACGCGGACATCGACTGGAACCGCACCATCCTGGCGAACCTGAAGAACTACCTGCCGGAGTACGGCACGGTCGTGCCGGAGCGGCTGGTGGGGTACGCCCGGGCGCAGCGGTCGACGAAGAAGGACATCATCCTGTGCATCGACCAGTCCGGGTCGATGGCGGAGTCGGTGGTGTACTCGGCGATCTTCGGCGCGGTGCTGGCCTCGATGAAGGCGGTGTCGACCCGCCTGGTGGTGTTCGACACCTCGATCGTGGACCTCACCGACCAGATCGACGACCCGGTGGACGTGCTCTTCGGCACCCGGCTGGGCGGGGGCACCGACATCAACCGGGCGCTGGCCTACTGCCAGTCGAAGATCACCCGGCCGGCGGACACCGTGGTGGTGCTGATCAGCGACCTCTACGAGGGCGGGATCCGCAACGAGATGCTGCGCCGGGTGGCGGAGATGAAGGCGGCGGGGGTGCAGTTCGTGGCACTGCTGGCGCTGTCGGACTCCGGCGCCCCGGCCTACGACCGGCAGCACGCGGCGGCGCTGGCGGCCCTGGGCGCCCCGGCCTTCGCCTGCACCCCGGACCTCTTCCCGGACGTGATGGCGGCGGCCATCGACAAGCGCCCCATCCCGGTGCCCGAGACGGCGTGA
- a CDS encoding ABC transporter substrate-binding protein, with protein MGALLLTASVAAGLTACGSSDSGGAPAESSASAAAGDSAAAFPRTIEHHKGTTEIPAKPERVVALDNSLVEAVIALEAPLVGGIGSYRDQSGFPDYLGDAVKDTMDVGPLDNPNLEAIASLQPDLIVSATVRHDALYDQLSAIAPTVFVETTGPIWKENITLLGEALGEEDKAAEELAAYEERAKAVGDAINAAAGDPTVSIVRFVDGPTRIYLPKTFVGIILEDMGIARPENQRDPEEFNIEISEEQIQQADADYIFMTTFSGGEERREQFLANPLWERLNAVQNDHVFEVDDATWMTSVSLQGAEFVLDDMAEAFGVDPAK; from the coding sequence GTGGGCGCTCTCCTCCTGACCGCCAGCGTGGCCGCCGGGCTCACCGCCTGCGGCTCCTCCGACTCCGGCGGTGCCCCGGCGGAGAGCTCCGCCAGCGCCGCGGCCGGCGACAGCGCCGCCGCCTTCCCCCGCACCATCGAGCACCACAAGGGCACCACCGAGATCCCGGCCAAGCCGGAGCGGGTGGTGGCCCTGGACAACAGCCTGGTGGAGGCGGTCATCGCGCTGGAGGCCCCGCTCGTCGGCGGCATCGGCTCCTACCGCGACCAGTCCGGTTTCCCGGACTACCTCGGCGACGCGGTGAAGGACACCATGGACGTCGGGCCGCTGGACAACCCCAACCTGGAGGCCATCGCCTCGCTCCAGCCCGACCTGATCGTCTCCGCGACGGTCCGCCACGACGCCCTCTACGACCAGCTCTCCGCCATCGCGCCGACCGTCTTCGTGGAGACCACCGGCCCGATCTGGAAGGAGAACATCACGCTGCTCGGCGAGGCCCTCGGCGAGGAGGACAAGGCCGCCGAGGAGCTCGCCGCCTACGAGGAGCGCGCCAAGGCGGTCGGCGACGCCATCAACGCCGCGGCCGGCGACCCGACGGTCTCCATCGTCCGCTTCGTGGACGGCCCGACCCGCATCTACCTGCCGAAGACCTTCGTCGGGATCATCCTGGAGGACATGGGCATCGCCCGCCCGGAGAACCAGCGCGATCCCGAGGAGTTCAACATCGAGATCAGCGAGGAGCAGATCCAGCAGGCGGACGCCGACTACATCTTCATGACCACCTTCAGCGGCGGCGAGGAGCGGCGGGAGCAGTTCCTGGCCAACCCGCTGTGGGAGCGGCTGAACGCCGTGCAGAACGACCACGTCTTCGAGGTGGACGACGCCACCTGGATGACCTCCGTCTCGCTGCAGGGCGCCGAGTTCGTGCTCGACGACATGGCCGAGGCCTTCGGCGTCGACCCGGCGAAGTAG
- a CDS encoding FecCD family ABC transporter permease gives MPVTLEAATKPAHHPPPHRAAWARPALLLGLLVALAAAVFASLAIGTKAVPMADVLAALGGSDAGDAVVVRELRMPRTLLGLLVGLALGVAGAVAQDITRNPLGDPGLLGISAGGAFAVAASIGLLGLTGPLEYVWFGFLGAALAGALAYLVGGTGRGGSTPAKLALAGAAVTFLLDGFTSALVLLNVRTLDQYRYWAVGSLAGRDGEVGLLLLPFVAAGLLLALAISSRLNALALGDDVATSLGTRVGLTRGLGALAVILLTGAAVAAAGPITFVGLVVPHAVRAFIGPDARWLIPCSGLAGGTLVLAADVVGRMVARPGELEVGVVTALVGAPFLIALVKRGKLKEHSR, from the coding sequence GTGCCTGTGACGCTCGAAGCCGCGACAAAGCCGGCCCATCACCCCCCGCCGCACCGCGCCGCCTGGGCGCGGCCCGCCCTGCTGCTCGGGCTGCTCGTCGCGCTCGCCGCCGCGGTCTTCGCGTCGCTGGCGATCGGCACGAAGGCGGTGCCGATGGCCGACGTCCTGGCCGCGCTGGGCGGCAGCGACGCCGGGGACGCGGTGGTGGTCCGGGAACTGCGGATGCCGCGCACCCTGCTCGGGCTGCTGGTCGGCCTGGCCCTGGGCGTGGCGGGGGCCGTCGCCCAGGACATCACCCGCAACCCGCTCGGCGATCCCGGCCTGCTCGGCATCAGCGCCGGCGGGGCCTTCGCGGTGGCGGCCAGCATCGGCCTGCTGGGGCTCACCGGCCCCCTGGAGTACGTGTGGTTCGGCTTCCTCGGCGCGGCCCTGGCCGGCGCCCTGGCCTACCTGGTCGGCGGCACCGGGCGCGGCGGCTCCACCCCGGCGAAGCTGGCCCTGGCCGGAGCGGCCGTCACCTTCCTGCTGGACGGGTTCACCAGCGCCCTGGTGCTGCTCAACGTCCGCACCCTGGACCAGTACCGCTACTGGGCCGTCGGCTCGCTGGCCGGCCGCGACGGCGAGGTGGGGCTGCTCCTGCTGCCGTTCGTCGCCGCCGGCCTGCTGCTCGCCCTGGCGATCAGCAGCCGGCTGAACGCGCTGGCGCTCGGCGACGACGTCGCCACCTCGCTCGGCACCCGGGTCGGGCTGACCCGCGGCCTCGGTGCGCTCGCGGTGATCCTGCTCACCGGCGCGGCGGTCGCCGCGGCCGGCCCGATCACCTTCGTCGGACTGGTCGTCCCACACGCGGTGCGCGCCTTCATCGGCCCGGACGCCCGCTGGCTGATCCCCTGCTCGGGCCTGGCCGGCGGCACGCTGGTGCTGGCCGCCGACGTGGTCGGCCGGATGGTCGCCCGCCCCGGCGAACTGGAGGTCGGCGTGGTGACCGCGCTGGTGGGCGCCCCCTTCCTGATCGCGCTGGTCAAGCGCGGCAAGCTCAAGGAGCACAGCCGGTGA
- a CDS encoding FecCD family ABC transporter permease produces MSQTTSTGRPKDAPQPQPSSQAQPQPQPRPRLRQAGWTARPLRLEAGPIGVSARPRVVAAVLALAAVVFAGLVASVSLGQFAIPAGDVVRSLFGGGPEQADLIVHQLRLPRALTAVLVGLAFGLAGAVFQAVTRNPLASPDLIGISAGASVGGVGVVLLAGVTAAGAGSYAAVPFGALVGALAAAAVIYLMAYRGGAITGYRFVVVGLAMQGALTALNRWMLARADIDQAGRAMVWLTGSLNGRGYEHVRWVGLALLVLVPLTLALIRPYQLLQYDDDTALGLGMPIRRARIALLTLGVALAAAATAAAGPISFVALASAQIARRITGTGPIPLVTSGLVGAALLLVADLAGRLLFAPIELPVGIVTGVIGAPYLMWLLARANRAGKGG; encoded by the coding sequence GTGAGTCAGACGACGTCCACGGGCCGGCCGAAGGACGCGCCCCAGCCCCAACCCTCTTCCCAGGCCCAGCCCCAGCCCCAGCCGCGGCCCCGTCTCCGGCAGGCGGGCTGGACGGCCCGGCCGCTGCGGCTGGAGGCCGGGCCGATCGGGGTGAGCGCCCGGCCGCGGGTGGTGGCGGCGGTGCTCGCGCTGGCCGCCGTGGTCTTCGCCGGGCTGGTCGCCTCCGTCTCGCTGGGGCAGTTCGCCATCCCGGCGGGCGACGTCGTCCGCTCGCTGTTCGGCGGCGGGCCGGAGCAGGCCGACCTGATCGTCCACCAGCTGCGGCTGCCGCGCGCCCTGACCGCCGTGCTGGTCGGGCTGGCGTTCGGGCTGGCCGGGGCGGTCTTCCAGGCCGTCACCCGCAACCCGCTGGCCAGCCCGGACCTCATCGGCATCTCGGCCGGTGCCAGCGTCGGCGGCGTGGGCGTGGTGCTGCTCGCGGGCGTCACCGCCGCCGGCGCCGGCTCCTACGCGGCCGTGCCGTTCGGGGCGCTGGTCGGCGCCCTGGCCGCCGCCGCGGTGATCTACCTGATGGCGTACCGCGGCGGCGCCATCACCGGCTACCGGTTCGTCGTGGTCGGCCTCGCCATGCAGGGCGCGCTGACCGCGCTGAACCGGTGGATGCTGGCCCGCGCCGACATCGACCAGGCCGGGCGCGCCATGGTGTGGCTGACCGGGAGCCTCAACGGCCGCGGCTACGAGCACGTCCGCTGGGTGGGGCTGGCGCTGCTGGTGCTGGTCCCGCTGACGCTCGCGCTCATCCGGCCGTACCAGCTCCTCCAGTACGACGACGACACCGCGCTGGGCCTCGGCATGCCGATCCGGCGTGCCCGGATCGCCCTGCTGACCCTCGGCGTGGCGCTGGCCGCCGCGGCCACCGCCGCCGCCGGGCCGATCTCCTTCGTCGCGCTGGCGTCCGCGCAGATCGCCCGGCGGATCACCGGCACCGGCCCGATCCCGCTGGTCACCAGCGGCCTGGTGGGCGCGGCCCTGCTGCTGGTGGCGGACCTGGCCGGCCGACTGCTCTTCGCGCCGATCGAACTGCCGGTCGGCATCGTCACGGGCGTGATCGGAGCCCCGTACCTGATGTGGCTGCTCGCCCGGGCGAACCGGGCCGGAAAGGGAGGCTGA
- a CDS encoding ABC transporter ATP-binding protein → MTAATTGSTDATTPNDRSAGRVSATGQDPASGPEAGTAALRGDGLRLAYGDRIVADGLDLEIPAGQVTALVGPNACGKSTALRALARLLKPAAGAVYLDGERIADLAGRDLARRLALLPQTPTAPDGITVRDLVARGRTPHQRWWRQWSSADDRVVDAALEATGVAALAARSVDELSGGQRQRVWIAMTLAQDTSLLLLDEPTTYLDLAHQVDVLELVTELNRADGRTVVMVLHELNHACRYADHLIAMRDGRVVAAGPPGEIVTAELVREVFGLQAVVIDCPVAGTPLVVPVSGRRERGEGAAAG, encoded by the coding sequence GTGACCGCCGCGACGACCGGATCGACCGACGCGACCACCCCGAACGACCGCTCGGCCGGGAGGGTCTCGGCGACCGGGCAGGACCCGGCGTCCGGCCCGGAGGCGGGCACCGCCGCGTTGCGCGGCGACGGCCTGCGGCTGGCCTACGGCGACCGGATCGTCGCCGACGGCCTCGACCTGGAGATCCCCGCCGGCCAGGTGACCGCCCTGGTCGGCCCGAACGCCTGCGGCAAGTCCACCGCCCTGCGCGCCCTGGCCCGACTGCTGAAGCCGGCCGCCGGCGCCGTCTACCTGGACGGCGAGCGGATCGCCGACCTGGCCGGCCGCGACCTGGCCCGCCGTCTCGCCCTGCTGCCGCAGACCCCGACCGCCCCGGACGGCATCACCGTGCGCGACCTGGTGGCCCGGGGCCGCACCCCGCACCAGCGGTGGTGGCGCCAGTGGTCCTCCGCCGACGACCGGGTGGTGGACGCCGCCCTGGAGGCCACTGGTGTCGCCGCGCTGGCCGCCCGCTCGGTGGACGAGCTGTCCGGCGGGCAGCGCCAGCGGGTGTGGATCGCCATGACGCTGGCCCAGGACACCTCGCTGCTGCTGCTCGACGAGCCCACCACCTACCTCGACCTGGCCCACCAGGTGGACGTGCTGGAGCTGGTCACCGAGCTCAACCGGGCCGACGGGCGCACCGTCGTCATGGTGCTGCACGAGCTCAACCACGCCTGCCGGTACGCCGACCACCTGATCGCGATGCGCGACGGGCGGGTGGTCGCCGCCGGTCCGCCCGGCGAGATCGTGACGGCGGAGCTGGTGCGGGAGGTGTTCGGGCTTCAGGCGGTGGTGATCGACTGCCCGGTGGCCGGAACCCCGCTGGTGGTGCCGGTCAGCGGTCGCCGGGAGCGCGGGGAGGGCGCGGCGGCCGGGTAG
- a CDS encoding FAD-dependent monooxygenase encodes MNGRRVLISGASVAGPALAHWLVRYGFDVTVVERAGALREGGQAVDFRGRPQMGVLERMGVLEEIRRQQTHMGEVTVIDARGRRRTSLPSEIASGEVEILRGDLARILYEATSEDAEYVFGDWITSITEDAAGAHVTFRHGAPRTFDLVVGADGVHSGVRRLAFGPESAYRRELGMYHAVFSTGNHLGLDHTGIMYSVPGKSANVSSARDAARATVALYFASAPLAYDHHDTEWARRQVAERFAGEGWEVPRLLEAMWDAPDFYFDSTSQIRVDRYSRGRVVLLGDAGYAPGPGGMGTGLAVVGAYVLAGEMAAARGNHAAAFARYEERMRPYVTVCQKQGEGADRFMVPARRRHIWQRDLIWGTLPHVPWKGLIAKMATRAAEAITLPDYPAAAPSPRSRRPLTGTTSGVPATGQSITTA; translated from the coding sequence ATGAACGGACGACGTGTCCTCATCTCCGGCGCCAGCGTCGCCGGCCCCGCGCTGGCCCACTGGCTGGTCCGGTACGGCTTCGACGTCACGGTCGTGGAGCGCGCCGGTGCGCTGCGCGAGGGCGGCCAGGCGGTCGACTTCCGCGGCCGGCCGCAGATGGGCGTGCTGGAGCGGATGGGCGTCCTGGAGGAGATCCGGCGCCAGCAGACCCACATGGGCGAGGTCACCGTGATCGACGCCCGGGGGCGGCGGCGCACCAGCCTGCCGTCCGAGATCGCCAGCGGCGAGGTGGAGATCCTGCGCGGCGACCTCGCCCGCATCCTGTACGAGGCGACCTCCGAGGACGCCGAGTACGTCTTCGGCGACTGGATCACCTCGATCACCGAGGACGCCGCCGGCGCCCACGTCACCTTCCGGCACGGCGCCCCGCGCACCTTCGACCTGGTGGTCGGTGCCGACGGCGTGCACTCCGGGGTCCGCCGGCTCGCCTTCGGCCCGGAGTCGGCCTACCGCCGCGAGCTGGGCATGTACCACGCGGTCTTCAGCACCGGGAACCACCTCGGCCTGGACCACACCGGGATCATGTACAGCGTCCCCGGCAAGTCCGCCAACGTCTCCAGCGCCCGGGACGCGGCACGCGCGACGGTGGCGCTGTACTTCGCCTCCGCGCCGCTGGCCTACGACCACCACGACACCGAGTGGGCCCGGCGGCAGGTCGCCGAACGCTTCGCCGGGGAGGGCTGGGAGGTGCCCCGGCTGCTGGAGGCCATGTGGGACGCCCCGGACTTCTACTTCGACTCCACCAGCCAGATCCGCGTCGACCGCTACTCGCGCGGACGCGTGGTGCTGCTCGGCGACGCCGGCTACGCCCCCGGCCCGGGCGGCATGGGCACCGGGCTGGCCGTGGTCGGGGCGTACGTGCTGGCCGGCGAGATGGCGGCGGCCCGGGGCAACCACGCCGCCGCCTTCGCCCGCTACGAGGAGCGGATGCGCCCCTATGTGACCGTCTGCCAGAAGCAGGGCGAGGGCGCCGACCGCTTCATGGTGCCGGCCAGGCGCCGCCACATCTGGCAGCGCGACCTGATCTGGGGCACGCTGCCGCACGTGCCGTGGAAGGGGCTGATCGCCAAGATGGCCACCAGGGCGGCCGAGGCGATCACCCTGCCGGACTACCCGGCCGCCGCGCCCTCCCCGCGCTCCCGGCGACCGCTGACCGGCACCACCAGCGGGGTTCCGGCCACCGGGCAGTCGATCACCACCGCCTGA
- a CDS encoding TetR/AcrR family transcriptional regulator, giving the protein MGNREDLLAGARRCLIEKGYGRTTVRDIVAAAGGVSMAAIGYHFGSREALLNAALMQALDEWGEEVGRVLAEAESPDQASPAERAEAMWQRMIDTFATHRSLWLASVEAFVQAEHSPELREQIAAGQREGRRGMAASVSGLEEGSVPERTVRTLGSVQLALFSGVMLQWLGDPEHAPSGAEVVEGLRALMEGMTGRPADSATESAGESGTAAGEAG; this is encoded by the coding sequence ATGGGAAATCGCGAGGACCTGCTGGCCGGCGCCCGGCGCTGCCTGATCGAGAAGGGGTACGGGCGGACCACCGTCCGCGACATCGTGGCGGCGGCCGGAGGCGTCTCCATGGCCGCCATCGGCTACCACTTCGGCTCCCGGGAGGCGCTGCTGAACGCGGCGCTGATGCAGGCGCTGGACGAGTGGGGCGAGGAGGTCGGCCGGGTGCTGGCCGAGGCCGAGTCTCCTGATCAGGCCAGCCCGGCGGAGCGGGCCGAGGCGATGTGGCAGCGGATGATCGACACCTTCGCCACCCACCGCTCGCTCTGGCTGGCCAGCGTCGAGGCGTTCGTGCAGGCGGAGCACTCGCCCGAGCTGCGGGAGCAGATCGCCGCCGGTCAGCGGGAGGGGCGGCGCGGGATGGCGGCCTCGGTGAGCGGGCTGGAGGAGGGGAGCGTGCCGGAGCGGACGGTGCGCACGCTCGGCTCGGTGCAGCTGGCGCTGTTCTCCGGGGTGATGCTCCAGTGGCTGGGGGACCCGGAGCACGCGCCGAGCGGGGCGGAGGTCGTGGAGGGGCTGCGCGCCCTGATGGAGGGCATGACGGGGCGGCCCGCCGATTCGGCGACGGAGTCGGCGGGCGAGTCGGGGACCGCTGCGGGGGAGGCGGGTTAG